The following are encoded in a window of Colletotrichum lupini chromosome 3, complete sequence genomic DNA:
- a CDS encoding ribosome biogenesis regulatory protein yields MAFPISRPKLPVAVNKPTPYNFDLGLLLANDPNPLELDKSAIEDSLAATARDGAQALINQLLTTCPLQSTPEGVLLSIPDPSTPLPREKPVPVAKEPTKWERFAAKRGIKPKTREQRRNLVFDEDTKEWRAKWGYKGMNKKGEDDWLVEVDPKEEAKRKEGTTWQGDKRRERMERIKRNERKMRKNQREAGEKREKR; encoded by the coding sequence ATGGCGTTCCCCATCTCGCGCCCCAAGCTGCCCGTCGCAGTCAACAAGCCGACGCCCTACAACTTCGACCTCGGCCTGCTCCTGGCCAACGACCCCAACCCCCTCGAGCTCGACAAGTCCGCCATCGAAGACTCCCTCGCCGCCACCGCCCGCGACGGTGCCCAGGCCCTCATCAACCAGCTCCTCACCACCTGCCCCCTCCAGAGCACCCCCGAGGGCGTCCTCCTCTCCATCCCGGACCCCTCGACCCCTCTCCCGCGCGAGAAGCCCGTGCCGGTGGCCAAGGAGCCCACCAAATGGGAGCGCTTCGCCGCCAAGCGCGGAATCAAGCCCAAGACGCGCGAGCAGCGCCGCAACCTCGTCTTTGACGAGGACACCAAGGAGTGGCGCGCCAAGTGGGGTTACAAGGGCATGAACAAGAAGGGCGAGGACGACTGGCTCGTCGAGGTCGATCCCAAGGAGGAGGCGAAGCGCAAGGAGGGCACCACCTGGCAGGGCGACAAGCGGAGGGAAAGAATGGAGAGGATCAAACGCAACGAGAGAAAAATGAGAAAGAACCAGCGCGAGGCCGGCGAGAAGCGGGAGAAGCGGTAA